In Acidaminococcus timonensis, one DNA window encodes the following:
- the pcrA gene encoding DNA helicase PcrA, with protein MTDLLASLNEQQAEAVRQIAGPILILAGAGSGKTKALTTKIAYLLEKGVKPWNILAITFTNKAAKEMRQRVDALVGPSAKDVWLYTFHGFCNQLLRRDINHLPGYTTSFSIYDPTDCKNVLKEALKKLNLDEKFYPLPALLSTISNAKNAQVDASEFARQADDFHAKKVAEIYKEYQNHLHQSNALDFDDLLLLTVKLLQQFPDVREKYQNKFHYVLIDEYQDTNHVQYLLAKLLSAPENNLCAVGDIDQSIYGWRGADISNILDFEKDYPQAKIYKLEQNYRSTQVILDAANEVIKHNAARRPKNLWTENGSGQPIAYFQARDDREEAEFVVGQIRKLQREGIRLGDMAILYRTNAQSRMFEENLINNGVPYVMVGSLKFYDRKEVKDLLSYLRFLSNHRDIQGLERIINEPKRGIGAATVTKIRSLLEESGMPLDEVLQTVQAKEVLGRSLGKIQAFSDMISELDGVKDTLPVKELMERVLEKSGYLEALRLDGSDQAKSRIDNLNEFLRIADEFAKDPGEENNQTLEDFLNHVALVADIDDAKLTKDSVTLMTLHSAKGLEFPVVFIGGMEDGLFPSQRSLEDEDKLEEERRLCYVGITRAKKQLYLTSCRSRMVYGRVVMYPPSRFLEEIPRNLIQNVSLRRASMGGYGGYRAQQSQQHSGLRTIARHRGGSILDTPKPKQKGFVPEGAAVPEFHAGDKCRHKKFGVGTIIEAKPDGSEGQLVMVAFPGCGIKQLATKYKILQKI; from the coding sequence ATGACAGATCTCTTAGCATCGCTGAACGAACAACAGGCTGAGGCAGTCCGCCAGATTGCCGGGCCTATTTTAATTTTGGCCGGAGCCGGATCCGGCAAGACGAAAGCACTGACCACCAAAATTGCCTATCTGCTGGAAAAAGGGGTGAAACCCTGGAACATCCTGGCCATCACTTTCACCAACAAGGCGGCCAAGGAAATGCGCCAGCGGGTGGATGCGCTGGTGGGGCCTTCGGCCAAGGACGTGTGGCTGTATACCTTCCACGGTTTCTGCAACCAGCTGTTGCGCCGGGACATCAACCATCTCCCCGGCTACACCACCTCTTTTTCCATCTATGATCCCACGGATTGTAAGAATGTGCTGAAGGAAGCCCTGAAGAAGCTGAACCTGGACGAGAAGTTCTATCCGCTGCCGGCGCTCCTTTCCACCATCAGCAACGCCAAGAACGCCCAGGTGGACGCCAGTGAGTTCGCCCGCCAGGCTGACGATTTTCATGCCAAAAAGGTGGCGGAAATCTATAAGGAATACCAGAATCACCTGCACCAGAGCAATGCCCTGGATTTCGACGACCTGCTGCTTTTAACGGTCAAGCTGCTGCAGCAGTTCCCGGATGTCCGGGAAAAATACCAGAACAAGTTCCACTATGTACTCATCGACGAGTACCAGGACACCAACCATGTGCAGTATCTGCTGGCCAAACTCCTGTCTGCGCCGGAGAACAACCTGTGTGCCGTGGGGGATATCGACCAGAGCATCTATGGCTGGCGGGGCGCCGATATCAGCAACATCCTGGATTTCGAAAAGGATTACCCCCAGGCCAAAATCTATAAACTGGAACAGAACTACCGCAGCACCCAGGTGATTTTGGACGCAGCCAACGAGGTGATCAAGCACAATGCAGCCCGGAGACCCAAGAACCTGTGGACGGAAAACGGCAGCGGACAGCCCATTGCCTACTTCCAGGCCCGGGATGACCGGGAGGAAGCTGAATTCGTGGTGGGCCAGATCCGGAAGCTGCAGCGGGAAGGCATCAGACTGGGGGATATGGCCATTTTGTATCGGACCAATGCCCAGAGCCGGATGTTCGAAGAAAATCTGATCAACAACGGTGTGCCCTATGTGATGGTGGGGAGCCTGAAGTTCTACGACCGGAAAGAAGTAAAGGACCTTTTGAGCTATCTGCGGTTCCTGTCCAACCATCGGGACATCCAGGGGCTGGAACGGATCATCAACGAACCCAAGCGGGGCATCGGGGCGGCCACAGTGACCAAAATCCGGTCCCTGCTGGAAGAAAGCGGGATGCCGCTTGACGAAGTGCTGCAGACGGTGCAGGCCAAAGAGGTGCTGGGCCGGTCTCTGGGCAAGATCCAGGCCTTCAGTGATATGATCAGTGAACTGGATGGGGTGAAGGATACCCTGCCGGTGAAAGAGCTGATGGAACGGGTGCTGGAAAAGAGCGGGTACCTGGAAGCCCTGCGGCTGGACGGATCCGACCAGGCAAAAAGCCGTATCGACAACCTGAACGAATTCCTGCGGATCGCCGATGAATTCGCCAAGGATCCGGGAGAGGAGAACAACCAGACCCTGGAGGACTTTTTGAACCATGTGGCCCTGGTGGCGGACATTGACGATGCCAAGCTGACCAAGGATTCCGTGACCCTCATGACCCTTCATTCGGCCAAGGGACTGGAATTCCCGGTGGTGTTCATCGGGGGCATGGAGGACGGCCTGTTCCCCAGCCAGCGGTCCCTGGAAGATGAGGACAAACTGGAGGAGGAACGACGGCTTTGCTATGTGGGCATCACCCGGGCCAAGAAGCAGCTGTACCTGACCAGCTGCCGCAGCCGGATGGTGTACGGCCGGGTGGTCATGTATCCGCCTTCCCGGTTCCTGGAGGAAATTCCCCGGAACCTGATCCAGAACGTGTCCCTGCGCAGGGCCAGCATGGGAGGCTATGGCGGTTACAGGGCCCAGCAGAGCCAGCAGCATTCTGGGCTGCGGACCATTGCCCGGCACCGGGGAGGCAGCATCCTGGATACGCCGAAACCGAAGCAGAAGGGTTTTGTGCCGGAAGGAGCCGCCGTGCCGGAATTCCACGCCGGGGATAAATGCCGGCACAAAAAGTTCGGGGTGGGTACCATCATTGAAGCCAAACCGGACGGCAGCGAGGGCCAGCTGGTGATGGTGGCCTTCCCGGGCTGCGGCATCAAGCAGCTGGCCACCAAGTATAAGATCTTGCAGAAAATCTGA
- a CDS encoding NCS2 family permease, whose translation MEEFCEKIFHLKENHTSMRTEIVSGITTFMTMAYILIVNPSILSATGMDKGALLTVTAIASALGTFFMAAFANYPFALGPGMGLNAYFAYTVCLQMGNSWEMALSAVFIEGVIFIILSLTSIREAIFNAIPMTLKQAISVGIGLFIAFIGLLNARIIVANKATKVSLYSFTKAMSDGTFHSVGITVLLAMLGILFTAYLIIKNVRGNILFGILGTWVLGMICEATGLYVPNPELGTFSVFPNLSGGLASFAPISPTSLFLQLDFSHVMSLNFFAVIFAFLFVDTFDTLGTLIGVAAKSDMLDEEGHLPHIKGALMADACATCTGALLGTSTVTTFVESAAGVSEGGRTGLTSITVAILFLLSLFLSPFFMAIPSFATAPALVIVGFLMFSSVTKIKMDDLSEAIPAYIAIIAMPFAYSISEGISFGVITYVILNLLTGRSQKISGLMYVLAVLFILKYVLL comes from the coding sequence ATGGAAGAATTTTGCGAAAAGATTTTCCATCTGAAGGAGAACCACACCTCCATGCGGACGGAAATCGTATCAGGCATCACCACGTTCATGACCATGGCCTACATCCTGATCGTGAACCCGTCGATTCTGAGTGCCACCGGCATGGATAAGGGAGCCCTGCTGACCGTGACCGCCATCGCCTCCGCCCTGGGCACCTTTTTCATGGCAGCTTTTGCCAACTATCCCTTTGCTCTGGGACCGGGCATGGGACTGAACGCCTACTTTGCCTACACCGTCTGCCTGCAGATGGGTAACAGCTGGGAAATGGCCCTGTCGGCCGTATTCATTGAAGGCGTCATCTTCATCATCCTGTCCCTGACCTCCATCCGGGAAGCCATTTTCAATGCCATCCCCATGACACTGAAGCAGGCCATTTCCGTGGGCATCGGGCTTTTCATCGCTTTTATCGGGCTCCTGAATGCCCGGATCATTGTAGCCAACAAGGCGACCAAGGTCTCCCTGTATTCCTTTACCAAGGCCATGAGCGACGGAACCTTCCACAGTGTGGGCATCACGGTCCTGCTGGCCATGCTGGGCATTCTCTTCACTGCCTACCTGATCATCAAAAACGTCCGGGGCAACATCCTGTTCGGGATCCTGGGCACCTGGGTATTGGGAATGATTTGCGAAGCCACCGGTCTGTATGTGCCCAATCCGGAACTGGGCACCTTCAGTGTGTTCCCCAACCTGTCCGGCGGTCTGGCCTCCTTTGCGCCCATCAGTCCGACCTCCCTGTTCCTGCAGTTGGACTTTTCCCATGTGATGAGCCTGAACTTTTTTGCCGTAATCTTCGCCTTCCTGTTTGTGGATACCTTTGATACCCTGGGAACCCTGATCGGGGTGGCCGCCAAAAGCGACATGCTGGATGAAGAAGGCCACCTGCCCCACATCAAAGGCGCCCTGATGGCAGATGCCTGCGCCACCTGCACCGGGGCACTGCTGGGTACCAGTACCGTCACCACCTTCGTGGAAAGTGCCGCCGGCGTTTCCGAAGGGGGGCGCACGGGGCTGACTTCCATCACCGTAGCCATCCTGTTCCTGCTGAGCCTGTTCCTGAGCCCGTTCTTCATGGCCATCCCGTCCTTTGCTACGGCACCGGCCCTGGTAATCGTGGGCTTTTTGATGTTCTCCTCTGTGACGAAGATCAAGATGGACGACCTGAGCGAAGCCATCCCGGCTTACATCGCCATCATCGCCATGCCTTTTGCCTACAGCATCTCCGAAGGGATCTCCTTCGGTGTCATCACCTACGTGATATTGAACCTGCTGACGGGCAGATCCCAGAAGATCAGCGGCCTGATGTATGTACTGGCAGTGCTGTTCATCCTGAAATACGTTCTCCTGTAA
- a CDS encoding nitroreductase family protein: protein MTFMELAKARYSVRKFSDKPIEKEKMDAILEAGRIAPTGHNYQPYRVYVLQSPEALEKIRSLTRCAFNAPVVLMVTVRKDEEWVNPFEHSIRAGEQDASIVATHMMLEAWEQGIGSCWVNYFPVTKTADAFGLELNEVPLLLMPMGYAAEGVHAAHLHNERRSNDELVKVL, encoded by the coding sequence ATGACGTTTATGGAACTGGCCAAAGCCAGATATTCGGTCCGGAAATTCAGTGACAAACCCATTGAAAAGGAAAAAATGGATGCCATCCTGGAAGCGGGGCGCATTGCTCCCACCGGTCATAACTACCAGCCGTACCGGGTGTACGTGCTGCAGAGCCCGGAAGCCCTGGAAAAGATCCGCAGCCTGACCCGCTGCGCCTTCAACGCTCCCGTGGTGCTGATGGTGACGGTGCGCAAAGACGAGGAATGGGTGAACCCGTTCGAACACAGCATTCGGGCCGGTGAGCAGGATGCCAGCATCGTGGCCACCCATATGATGCTGGAAGCCTGGGAACAGGGCATCGGATCCTGCTGGGTGAACTACTTCCCAGTGACGAAGACCGCCGATGCCTTCGGCCTGGAACTGAACGAAGTGCCCCTGCTGCTGATGCCCATGGGCTATGCTGCGGAAGGGGTGCACGCTGCCCATCTCCACAACGAACGGAGAAGCAACGACGAACTGGTGAAGGTACTGTAA
- the map gene encoding type I methionyl aminopeptidase, with translation MEYAAKGYEVPRMDMIKTPEQIEGIRVAGKVNAEVLDAVEKNIKVGMTTDDINTIVYDTTMKLKAIPACLNYEGFPKSVCTSVNDVICHGIPDPHQVLKSGDIVNVDATTIYNGYVGDASRMFMLGRVPASRKNLVGITKECLKRGMENAVGWKNTLGDVGAAIQQFAQKHGYSVVRDFGGHGVGLEMHEDPFVAHFGKRKTGMLLVPGMVITIEPMINEGTADLWIDEMNGWTVHTADGRDSAQWEHTLLITDGEPEVLSW, from the coding sequence ATGGAGTATGCGGCCAAGGGGTACGAAGTGCCCCGCATGGACATGATCAAGACTCCGGAACAGATCGAAGGCATCCGTGTGGCCGGCAAGGTGAACGCGGAAGTACTGGATGCCGTGGAAAAGAACATCAAGGTGGGGATGACCACCGACGACATCAATACCATTGTGTATGATACCACCATGAAACTGAAGGCCATCCCGGCCTGCCTGAACTATGAAGGGTTTCCCAAATCCGTGTGCACGTCCGTGAACGATGTGATCTGCCACGGGATCCCGGATCCCCATCAGGTGCTGAAAAGCGGGGATATCGTCAATGTGGACGCCACCACCATTTACAATGGGTATGTGGGGGATGCCTCCCGGATGTTCATGCTGGGCCGGGTGCCGGCCAGCCGGAAGAATCTGGTGGGCATCACGAAAGAATGCCTGAAACGGGGCATGGAAAACGCCGTGGGCTGGAAGAACACCCTGGGAGATGTAGGGGCTGCCATCCAGCAGTTCGCCCAGAAACACGGCTACAGTGTGGTGCGGGACTTCGGCGGCCATGGCGTAGGTCTGGAAATGCATGAAGATCCCTTCGTGGCCCATTTCGGCAAACGGAAGACCGGGATGCTGCTGGTGCCGGGCATGGTGATCACCATCGAGCCCATGATCAACGAAGGCACGGCGGACCTGTGGATCGATGAAATGAACGGCTGGACGGTGCATACCGCTGATGGCAGGGACAGTGCCCAGTGGGAACACACCCTGCTGATCACCGACGGGGAACCGGAAGTACTGAGTTGGTAA
- a CDS encoding DUF368 domain-containing protein has translation MDLFLNMVRGFCMALADSVPGVSGGTIAFVLGFYDEFIGSLYVLTHGNLELKKEAVRFLGKLGLGWIIGMGSSVLVIASLFTTHIYELSSLFLGFSIFSLPLIIKEEKECLRRTSRILFMILGIILVLVIAAFNPTGGQGTNVEIGSLSPLLAGYIFVCAMIAICAMVLPGISGSTMLLIFGLYVPIVNAIKEFLHLNLSYFPVLCIFGCGILAGIIGIIKLVKNALDHHRSATVYFILGLMVGSLYAIAMGPTTLKVPQPALSWDTFHIFWFLMGGVFLAALNGLKAFTERKLHPEE, from the coding sequence ATGGATCTGTTCTTGAATATGGTACGGGGCTTCTGCATGGCCCTGGCCGACAGTGTCCCCGGAGTTTCCGGCGGGACCATTGCGTTTGTCCTGGGATTCTATGATGAATTCATCGGCTCCCTGTATGTACTCACCCACGGCAACCTGGAGCTGAAGAAGGAAGCCGTCCGGTTCCTTGGCAAACTGGGCCTGGGCTGGATCATCGGTATGGGATCATCGGTACTGGTCATCGCCAGCCTGTTCACCACCCACATCTACGAACTCAGTTCCCTGTTCCTGGGCTTTTCCATCTTTTCCCTTCCTCTTATTATAAAGGAAGAAAAAGAATGCCTGCGACGGACCAGCCGGATCCTGTTCATGATCCTGGGCATCATCCTGGTGCTGGTCATTGCAGCATTCAACCCAACAGGCGGCCAGGGCACCAACGTGGAGATCGGGTCTCTGTCCCCGCTCCTGGCCGGCTACATCTTCGTGTGCGCCATGATCGCCATCTGTGCCATGGTGCTGCCGGGCATCAGCGGTTCCACCATGCTGCTGATCTTCGGGCTGTACGTACCCATCGTCAACGCCATCAAGGAATTCCTGCACCTGAACCTGTCCTACTTCCCGGTGCTGTGCATCTTTGGCTGCGGCATCCTGGCCGGAATCATCGGCATCATCAAACTGGTGAAGAATGCCCTGGATCATCACCGGTCCGCCACAGTCTACTTCATCCTGGGGCTGATGGTAGGTTCCCTGTACGCCATTGCCATGGGCCCCACCACCCTCAAGGTCCCCCAGCCCGCCCTTTCCTGGGATACTTTCCACATATTCTGGTTCCTGATGGGCGGCGTCTTCCTGGCTGCCCTGAACGGGCTGAAAGCCTTTACAGAACGGAAATTGCACCCGGAAGAATAA
- a CDS encoding FeoA family protein, translating into MPLTFADEGVSLTVLRVGGSPKVRTHLENLGITQGAVISIVQHTPSGLILNIRESRVAISMEMAAKITVQ; encoded by the coding sequence ATGCCCTTGACATTTGCGGATGAAGGCGTGTCTCTGACAGTCCTGCGCGTAGGCGGTTCTCCCAAGGTTCGGACCCACCTGGAAAACCTGGGCATCACCCAGGGTGCTGTAATTTCCATTGTGCAGCATACCCCCAGCGGACTCATCCTGAACATCCGGGAATCCCGGGTAGCCATCAGTATGGAAATGGCTGCAAAGATTACAGTTCAATAA
- a CDS encoding FeoA family protein has protein sequence MTTLKDAQTGKDYEVVKLHGTGAIKRRIMDMGITKGTPIHIRKVAPLGDPVEMTVRGYELSLRKADAEMVEVKEL, from the coding sequence ATGACTACATTGAAAGATGCCCAGACGGGCAAAGATTACGAAGTCGTGAAACTGCACGGCACAGGTGCCATCAAGCGCCGGATCATGGACATGGGAATCACCAAGGGTACGCCCATCCACATCCGTAAAGTGGCTCCTCTGGGAGATCCCGTGGAAATGACAGTACGCGGTTATGAACTTTCCCTGCGGAAAGCCGATGCTGAAATGGTCGAAGTGAAAGAGCTGTAA
- the feoB gene encoding ferrous iron transport protein B, giving the protein MEFKIALAGNPNTGKTTLFNALTGSNQFVGNWPGVTVEKKEGKLTGHPDVIIQDLPGIYSLSPYTLEEVVSRTYLVKERPDAILNIVDGTNLERNLYLSTQLAELGIPMVMAVNMMDMVRANGDIINIDKLSQRMGCPVIEISARTGEGIKEAADLAAKTAKHQQVMVARHSFDGPVEHALAHIEEATQGMLPAHQERWYVIKLFERDAKVQEALKLPQSVLDHIDGDIEAVEQELDDDAESIITNERYKYISSIIGECNIKKSKGKLTTSDKIDKIVTNRWLALPIFAAIMFLVYYVSVTTIGGDATDWVNDTLFGDMLIPAADDLMDSLGVADWLHGLIVDGIISGVGAVLGFVPQMVVLFIFLAFLEACGYMARIAFILDRAFRKFGLSGKSFIPMLIGSGCGVPGIMASRTIENQSDRRMTIMTTTMIPCSAKMPIIALIAGAYFDGEWWVAPSAYFVGIFSIIISGIILKKTKLFAGDPAPFVMELPPYHMPTLGNIGRSVWERSSSFIKKAGTVILLSTILVWFLSSFGWDDGALTMLDDDALNDSILAFIGNKVAWIFSPLGWGDWKAAVAAFTGLIAKENLVGTFGILYGLADAAEDGEEFWGTFAQDFSVLSAYSFLVFNLLCAPCVAAMGAIRREMNSGKWTLIAIGYQCGFAYCMALMFYQFGSFISTGAFTLGTAVACVVLAVMVYLLLRPAPKYNGEIKIKDAADAVD; this is encoded by the coding sequence ATGGAATTCAAGATTGCCCTTGCCGGCAACCCCAATACCGGTAAAACCACCCTGTTCAATGCCCTGACGGGTTCCAACCAATTCGTCGGCAACTGGCCCGGTGTTACCGTAGAAAAAAAGGAAGGGAAACTGACTGGCCATCCGGATGTGATCATCCAGGACCTGCCCGGCATCTACTCTCTTTCCCCGTACACCCTGGAAGAAGTGGTATCCCGTACGTACCTGGTGAAGGAACGGCCGGATGCCATCCTGAACATCGTGGATGGTACCAACCTGGAACGGAACCTGTATCTGTCCACCCAGCTGGCTGAACTGGGCATTCCCATGGTCATGGCTGTCAATATGATGGATATGGTCCGGGCAAACGGAGACATCATCAACATCGACAAACTGTCCCAGCGGATGGGCTGCCCGGTGATCGAAATTTCCGCCCGTACCGGGGAAGGCATCAAGGAAGCCGCAGACCTGGCTGCCAAAACTGCCAAGCACCAGCAGGTGATGGTGGCCAGGCACTCCTTTGATGGCCCTGTGGAACACGCTCTGGCCCATATTGAAGAAGCCACCCAGGGAATGCTGCCTGCCCATCAGGAACGGTGGTATGTGATCAAACTGTTCGAACGGGATGCCAAGGTCCAGGAAGCCCTGAAGCTGCCCCAATCCGTCCTGGATCACATCGACGGCGATATCGAAGCCGTGGAACAGGAACTGGATGACGATGCAGAATCCATCATTACCAACGAACGGTATAAATACATCAGTTCCATCATTGGCGAATGCAACATCAAAAAGAGCAAAGGCAAGCTGACCACCTCCGACAAGATCGACAAGATTGTCACCAACCGGTGGCTGGCCCTCCCCATCTTCGCTGCCATTATGTTCCTGGTCTATTATGTTTCTGTAACCACCATCGGCGGCGATGCCACGGACTGGGTGAACGATACCCTGTTCGGCGATATGCTGATTCCTGCAGCCGATGACCTGATGGACAGCCTTGGTGTTGCGGACTGGCTGCATGGCCTGATCGTGGACGGCATCATTTCCGGTGTGGGCGCTGTGTTGGGGTTTGTGCCCCAAATGGTGGTCCTGTTCATTTTCCTGGCTTTCCTGGAAGCCTGCGGCTATATGGCCCGTATCGCCTTCATCCTGGACCGTGCCTTCCGGAAATTCGGCCTGTCCGGTAAATCCTTCATCCCCATGCTGATCGGTTCTGGCTGCGGCGTGCCCGGCATCATGGCTTCCCGTACCATTGAAAACCAGTCCGACCGGCGGATGACCATCATGACCACCACCATGATTCCCTGCTCTGCCAAAATGCCCATCATCGCTCTGATTGCCGGTGCATACTTCGACGGGGAATGGTGGGTAGCGCCCTCCGCTTATTTCGTGGGGATTTTCTCCATCATCATTTCCGGCATCATCCTGAAAAAAACCAAACTGTTTGCCGGAGATCCTGCTCCCTTCGTCATGGAACTGCCTCCCTACCATATGCCCACGCTGGGCAACATCGGCCGCAGCGTATGGGAACGGAGTTCCTCCTTCATCAAGAAGGCCGGTACGGTCATCCTGCTGTCCACCATCCTGGTCTGGTTCCTGTCCAGCTTCGGCTGGGATGACGGAGCTCTCACCATGCTGGATGATGATGCGCTGAACGACAGCATCCTGGCCTTCATCGGAAATAAAGTGGCATGGATCTTCTCCCCTCTGGGCTGGGGCGACTGGAAAGCCGCTGTAGCTGCTTTCACCGGCCTGATTGCCAAAGAAAACCTGGTAGGTACCTTCGGGATCCTGTACGGGCTGGCTGACGCTGCAGAAGACGGCGAAGAATTCTGGGGTACCTTTGCCCAGGACTTCTCCGTACTGAGTGCTTATTCCTTCCTGGTATTCAACCTGCTGTGTGCTCCCTGCGTGGCAGCCATGGGCGCCATCCGGAGAGAAATGAACAGCGGCAAATGGACCCTGATTGCCATTGGGTATCAGTGCGGTTTCGCATACTGCATGGCCCTGATGTTCTACCAGTTTGGCAGCTTCATCTCCACCGGTGCTTTCACCCTGGGTACGGCGGTTGCCTGTGTGGTCCTGGCTGTGATGGTTTACCTGCTGTTGCGCCCGGCTCCCAAGTATAATGGAGAAATCAAGATCAAAGATGCGGCAGATGCTGTAGACTGA
- a CDS encoding FeoB-associated Cys-rich membrane protein — MGTFIVGMVLFLIVAAVIRSMIRDHKNGKSSCGGNCGSCGLCRGKK; from the coding sequence ATGGGTACATTCATTGTTGGAATGGTCCTGTTTCTCATTGTGGCAGCGGTGATCCGCTCCATGATCCGGGATCATAAAAACGGAAAAAGTTCCTGCGGAGGAAACTGCGGAAGCTGTGGACTCTGCCGGGGAAAGAAATAA